In Nitrospirota bacterium, one genomic interval encodes:
- a CDS encoding polysaccharide biosynthesis/export family protein, which yields MRFVTSCFLVVLLACGAAGCVEEQVNYKVDMVAPSEFLLGPEDVLVVTVWKNQDLSREVAIRPDGMISMPLIGDVPAANLTANSLAKRIADRLTEYMASPIVSVQLKEVNSYFIYVLGEVPKPGKYSLKSYANVMQGISLGGGFTPFAKKNQIKVLRATSEGASVKHQIEIPVHYDDIVKGHAAVGNFYLRSGDVIVVP from the coding sequence ATGCGTTTCGTTACAAGTTGCTTCCTCGTTGTGCTACTAGCCTGCGGCGCGGCCGGCTGCGTAGAAGAGCAGGTGAATTACAAAGTCGATATGGTTGCGCCCAGTGAGTTTCTCTTGGGCCCGGAAGACGTGCTGGTCGTGACGGTCTGGAAAAACCAGGATCTTTCTCGAGAAGTGGCGATTCGTCCAGATGGCATGATCTCGATGCCGTTGATCGGCGATGTGCCCGCTGCGAATCTGACGGCTAATAGCCTCGCGAAGCGCATTGCCGATCGATTAACAGAGTACATGGCATCTCCCATTGTGTCCGTCCAGCTGAAAGAAGTGAATAGCTATTTCATCTATGTATTGGGGGAGGTGCCGAAGCCTGGCAAGTATTCTCTGAAGTCATATGCCAACGTCATGCAAGGTATTTCGCTGGGCGGCGGGTTTACGCCCTTTGCCAAGAAAAACCAGATTAAGGTCCTGCGTGCGACGTCAGAGGGGGCCAGCGTGAAACATCAGATCGAGATTCCGGTTCACTATGACGATATCGTGAAGGGTCATGCCGCTGTCGGCAATTTTTATCTCAGGTCAGGCGATGTCATCGTGGTGCCGTAG
- a CDS encoding response regulator transcription factor, producing the protein MNDSSPLVDPTDNLADQRVGSGIIVLSASMQLLHMNRQASELSKLINAAEQTQSNRKSGHGVLPTALTELCGEIIKALHVRTEAKDWEQFEIKRVAGNPEKPILLRGFGLPDRGGVQHARLVVTLEELARRQQLNTDQAREKFQLTNREQSVIEHLAKGWTNKEIANALEITEQTVKEHIKHIMRKTNSTTRTGILVHVFNS; encoded by the coding sequence ATGAATGATTCGTCGCCCCTTGTAGATCCAACAGACAATCTCGCCGATCAGCGCGTGGGTTCAGGTATTATTGTCCTTTCAGCTTCCATGCAACTCCTCCATATGAACCGTCAGGCTTCAGAATTGTCAAAACTCATCAACGCGGCTGAACAAACTCAATCGAACCGGAAGTCCGGACATGGAGTCCTGCCGACCGCATTGACAGAACTCTGCGGAGAAATCATCAAAGCCCTCCATGTGCGCACCGAAGCAAAAGACTGGGAACAATTCGAGATCAAGCGTGTGGCTGGAAATCCTGAAAAACCAATCCTGCTGCGGGGGTTTGGCTTACCGGATCGAGGCGGGGTTCAGCATGCAAGACTCGTCGTCACATTGGAAGAGTTAGCCAGACGACAACAACTGAATACCGACCAAGCCAGGGAAAAGTTTCAGTTAACGAATCGCGAACAATCCGTTATTGAACATCTGGCCAAGGGATGGACGAACAAAGAGATCGCAAACGCTCTTGAGATTACTGAACAGACTGTCAAAGAACACATTAAACACATCATGCGGAAAACCAACTCTACGACCAGGACAGGAATCCTCGTTCACGTCTTCAATTCGTAA
- a CDS encoding PilZ domain-containing protein → MGQTEWEWPIVDSQKSHSERAALIREIRYEMTGPPRALPMSTQSGQALSLNISSGGMLLLMDQSPEVTQVLKVYVPTPILLAGTPTLAEVRWTKRLPLGKPGGVGMHFVGLRFMF, encoded by the coding sequence GTGGGACAGACAGAGTGGGAGTGGCCGATTGTAGATTCTCAGAAAAGTCACAGCGAGCGGGCGGCTCTCATCAGAGAGATACGGTACGAGATGACAGGGCCACCCAGAGCCTTGCCCATGTCGACCCAAAGTGGGCAGGCACTCTCACTGAACATCAGCAGCGGAGGGATGTTGCTCTTGATGGACCAGTCCCCGGAGGTTACGCAGGTATTAAAGGTTTATGTGCCTACCCCAATTTTGCTGGCTGGTACGCCGACCCTCGCTGAAGTGCGCTGGACGAAAAGGTTGCCGTTGGGCAAGCCCGGTGGGGTTGGGATGCACTTTGTTGGATTGAGGTTCATGTTTTAA
- a CDS encoding polysaccharide biosynthesis/export family protein, which translates to MGLAAVLATPALGQSTAPVVNPTRDSSHEKSSLIVTTDYIIGPEDVLDITVWKNLDLSKTVQVRPDGKISLPLIGDVAAVSRTSAQLTEEISTRLKSYMENPTVSIVVKEVNSYAIFVLGEVAKPGRYPLKSKTTLLQAITLASGLTPVASRNKIVIFRFAKDGEPLMKIKASYDDIVLRDGTGQNIELKPGDTIVVPSESMVVIPGQ; encoded by the coding sequence ATGGGTCTGGCAGCCGTGCTGGCTACGCCGGCGTTGGGGCAATCGACAGCACCTGTCGTAAATCCGACCCGTGATTCCTCACACGAGAAGTCGTCGCTGATCGTGACGACAGACTACATCATTGGACCGGAAGACGTGCTGGACATCACCGTGTGGAAAAACTTGGATCTTTCTAAGACGGTGCAAGTGCGCCCCGATGGAAAAATTTCTTTGCCATTGATCGGGGACGTGGCCGCGGTCAGCCGAACCAGCGCGCAATTGACCGAGGAAATTTCTACTCGGTTGAAGTCATACATGGAAAATCCTACGGTATCTATTGTAGTGAAAGAGGTGAATAGCTATGCCATTTTTGTGTTGGGTGAAGTGGCTAAGCCTGGTCGCTATCCGTTGAAGAGTAAGACGACCTTGCTTCAGGCCATCACGCTGGCGAGCGGGCTTACCCCTGTGGCGTCCAGGAACAAGATCGTCATTTTCCGTTTTGCCAAGGATGGGGAACCGTTGATGAAAATCAAGGCAAGTTATGACGACATTGTCTTGCGGGATGGAACTGGTCAGAACATTGAACTGAAGCCTGGCGATACGATCGTCGTGCCGTCTGAATCGATGGTGGTTATCCCAGGCCAGTAG
- a CDS encoding AAA family ATPase → MTIQTITPEDLLRVSFKRKWWILASMVLCVALGYVAWKFFPKTFKSTVVMTIDNPRIAKEYVKGLSQGPEGRYNEDPTGVVMQQIAMGLTNKSILVPVLETLKPYPDAETVSPDQLMKRLRKAVTFGKPKDGVGVAVSYVNPDPFMAQAVAALLATKLHEDSLKRREGIVETTTQFLSIELERVKGELDAKERAISDFKRIHMGELPQQMEANLRTIDRLQTDLTNSSEALNKKEEQLAGLEKSIKEASDLGPAVIVPFAREGRGGDARPIDLQAIRLRELKQKLNELLGTYKDNYPDAVYLKEEIRRLESAPHGDVSQPTVAEPAAGKVGGNGGVAHRPTDPYVRELMKERSEVKSEISFLKEKHAHVSRQINELEARIQRMPITEQGLAVLLRDYENMQKGYQSLLDKRTNARILENYENRQFGEQYRIIEPANYPEVQEPPTLLHFLLGGLAVGCLLGFGSATGMEMMKIGFRRPEEAEDYLGLPVIASIPSFSSAMSGIGMVQSRALLAGPVMPIGAVGDAPSYLGLPKRGARFTYSKRGSLNSGGGLPPKFHLIAKWGPASLMVEQYRVAATRLILMTTETKNVVTLVTSSVMGEGKTTTAVNLAYILAHDLGKSTLLIDCDFKRPMVHEYMEFSAGPGLGDVLHGSEILENCIRQCDGVPLWVLSSGSPTVRPVGLSGIQYVKKILPELKTRYDYVILDGPPVMPLADVNILSGMADMMTFVVRASGTSQDVAKKALGTIGEIPGAAAIILTQVEMEYAPYFTYAAAYISEGSQMRPQQSSSNTHAGGIA, encoded by the coding sequence ATGACGATTCAAACGATCACTCCAGAAGATCTCCTTAGAGTGTCATTCAAGCGAAAGTGGTGGATCCTCGCCAGCATGGTTTTGTGCGTGGCGTTGGGATATGTGGCGTGGAAATTCTTTCCGAAGACTTTCAAGTCGACTGTCGTCATGACGATTGATAACCCGAGGATTGCGAAAGAGTACGTCAAGGGGTTATCGCAAGGACCAGAGGGACGGTACAACGAGGACCCAACGGGTGTGGTTATGCAGCAGATCGCAATGGGACTTACGAACAAGTCCATTCTCGTGCCGGTTCTTGAGACGCTGAAGCCGTACCCCGATGCAGAGACAGTATCTCCTGACCAGCTGATGAAAAGACTTCGCAAGGCTGTGACATTTGGCAAGCCGAAAGACGGTGTGGGGGTGGCGGTATCGTACGTCAATCCAGACCCCTTCATGGCTCAAGCGGTGGCGGCTCTATTGGCTACCAAGCTGCATGAGGACAGCCTGAAGCGCCGTGAGGGCATCGTGGAAACCACCACGCAATTTCTCTCCATTGAGCTTGAACGGGTAAAAGGAGAGCTTGACGCCAAAGAACGTGCGATCTCGGATTTCAAAAGAATTCATATGGGAGAACTGCCGCAGCAGATGGAGGCCAATCTGCGCACCATCGACCGATTACAGACTGACCTCACAAATTCATCTGAAGCATTAAATAAGAAGGAAGAGCAGCTTGCCGGGCTAGAAAAGTCGATCAAGGAAGCATCTGATCTTGGCCCGGCTGTAATCGTTCCATTTGCTCGGGAAGGACGGGGGGGAGATGCCAGGCCGATTGATTTACAGGCCATACGACTTCGGGAACTGAAACAAAAGTTGAACGAACTTCTTGGCACATACAAGGACAACTATCCGGACGCGGTGTATCTGAAGGAAGAGATCCGTAGGTTGGAGTCAGCGCCACATGGTGATGTGAGTCAGCCTACTGTGGCTGAGCCGGCCGCAGGGAAAGTCGGGGGCAATGGCGGGGTCGCCCACAGGCCAACCGATCCGTATGTGCGAGAGCTGATGAAAGAGCGTAGCGAAGTGAAAAGCGAAATAAGTTTTCTGAAGGAAAAGCATGCCCATGTTAGTCGGCAGATCAACGAGCTTGAGGCGCGTATCCAGCGCATGCCCATTACGGAACAGGGGTTAGCCGTGCTGCTCAGAGACTATGAGAATATGCAAAAAGGCTATCAATCTCTTCTGGATAAGCGCACGAATGCCAGAATTTTAGAGAACTATGAGAATCGGCAGTTCGGTGAACAGTATCGGATCATCGAGCCTGCCAACTACCCAGAGGTGCAAGAACCGCCGACGCTATTGCATTTTCTACTTGGTGGCCTTGCGGTGGGCTGTCTTCTCGGGTTCGGCTCGGCCACTGGAATGGAAATGATGAAAATCGGGTTCCGCCGACCTGAGGAAGCTGAAGATTACCTCGGCCTTCCCGTGATCGCCTCTATTCCTTCCTTTTCGAGTGCGATGAGTGGAATCGGCATGGTGCAGTCACGTGCATTGCTGGCCGGTCCCGTCATGCCCATAGGTGCCGTCGGCGATGCCCCATCCTACCTTGGGCTTCCAAAGCGTGGCGCCAGATTCACCTACAGCAAGAGGGGGTCTCTGAATTCCGGCGGTGGCCTACCGCCGAAATTCCATTTGATCGCGAAGTGGGGGCCCGCCTCGTTGATGGTTGAGCAGTACCGAGTGGCGGCCACACGATTAATTCTCATGACCACTGAAACCAAAAATGTGGTGACGCTTGTCACCAGCAGTGTGATGGGCGAAGGCAAGACCACGACGGCAGTCAATCTCGCCTATATTCTTGCCCATGATCTCGGCAAGTCCACGTTGCTGATCGATTGCGATTTTAAACGCCCGATGGTGCACGAGTATATGGAGTTTTCTGCAGGGCCTGGCTTGGGCGATGTGCTTCATGGGAGTGAGATTCTTGAGAACTGTATCCGTCAGTGTGACGGTGTGCCGCTCTGGGTCTTGTCATCGGGATCTCCCACGGTCCGGCCCGTAGGCCTATCGGGCATTCAGTACGTGAAGAAAATATTGCCGGAGCTCAAGACACGCTACGACTATGTGATTTTGGACGGGCCTCCGGTGATGCCATTGGCGGACGTGAACATCCTCAGCGGCATGGCGGACATGATGACATTCGTAGTTCGCGCCAGCGGAACAAGTCAGGATGTTGCCAAGAAGGCATTGGGGACGATTGGTGAGATTCCTGGTGCCGCAGCCATCATCTTGACGCAGGTGGAAATGGAGTATGCGCCGTATTTCACCTACGCAGCAGCTTACATAAGTGAAGGCAGTCAAATGCGTCCGCAGCAATCGTCGTCGAATACCCATGCCGGGGGCATCGCATAA